One segment of Oscillospiraceae bacterium MB08-C2-2 DNA contains the following:
- a CDS encoding histidine kinase — protein MRKRTFIFLFMLIGLLFLLLPFIWNKGGTPQPDFVARQGKLSAAPWDISRSPIIRLDGEWEFYWNQLLTPEDFERNAPVPDAYMQVPSLWNEKKIQGEKLPIFGCATYRLILEDIPYQGMLALKKVNVRFSSRVYVNGQELLSDGIPAKTAAEYRSGNTPKVGFFEHNGGTVEIIVQAANYEYINSGIPASLELGLDRFLMLEHQRKHLTALLIFAVLCTLALLYLIFFFVTWDGVLRNSQLLLFSLFCVSFALGNGLADQRSVLMLLPDIPFTLAFKLKDILLFACFIVLLWIFYKCKAGFLPLRLAIIVSLIYACYLVAILVLPLYMYHKLSGAMMLLNTVVLLGLLIRSAYFCIRESSGFLLFAALLPINLYSIDAILFAVGRKESSGFLQIYILLFTVVMTVYLSVEYRSTVAHLRISMQQAQDAEIAFLRAQINPHFLYNSLSVIAAQIMQKPQEAKNLLYNLTDYLRGSFHFKTQDGQIPLSEEINTVKAYLAIERARFENLLQIEYAIEKNLDAMVPLLCLQPVVENAVRHGILKRTEGGLVSLGVHRRGSFVVIQVEDNGIGIPQARLESIRRGEGDGVGLKNIQRRLKAYQGAALEIESIKGEGTTVILKIPYEEVCDANYFGR, from the coding sequence ATGAGAAAACGCACTTTCATTTTTCTTTTTATGTTAATCGGGCTGCTGTTCCTCCTGCTGCCTTTTATTTGGAATAAGGGGGGAACACCGCAGCCGGACTTTGTGGCCCGTCAAGGAAAATTGAGTGCCGCCCCATGGGATATTTCCCGCAGCCCAATTATCCGCCTGGACGGCGAGTGGGAGTTCTACTGGAATCAGCTGCTGACACCGGAGGATTTTGAGAGGAACGCCCCAGTTCCCGATGCATATATGCAGGTACCCTCCCTGTGGAACGAAAAAAAGATACAGGGTGAAAAATTGCCCATCTTTGGCTGTGCCACCTATCGGCTTATACTGGAAGATATACCGTATCAGGGCATGCTGGCACTGAAAAAGGTTAATGTCCGCTTTTCCAGCCGGGTGTATGTCAACGGTCAGGAGCTGCTGTCCGATGGTATCCCCGCAAAGACAGCTGCGGAATATCGCTCTGGCAACACACCGAAGGTTGGCTTTTTTGAGCATAATGGCGGAACTGTTGAAATCATTGTGCAGGCGGCCAATTATGAATACATAAATTCAGGCATTCCTGCTTCCTTGGAGCTGGGACTGGATAGATTCCTAATGCTGGAACACCAGCGAAAGCATTTAACAGCGCTTTTAATTTTTGCGGTGTTGTGCACCCTTGCCCTGCTATACCTGATTTTCTTTTTCGTTACCTGGGATGGTGTTCTAAGGAATTCCCAGCTTCTTCTTTTTTCTCTATTTTGCGTTTCGTTTGCTCTGGGAAATGGGCTGGCAGATCAGCGCTCCGTGCTCATGCTTTTGCCGGATATCCCCTTCACCTTAGCCTTTAAGCTCAAAGATATCCTGCTGTTCGCATGCTTTATTGTGCTGCTGTGGATTTTTTATAAATGCAAAGCCGGGTTTCTCCCCCTGCGGCTGGCAATCATCGTTTCGCTGATATACGCTTGTTATCTGGTGGCAATTCTTGTGCTCCCCCTCTATATGTATCATAAGCTTTCCGGAGCCATGATGCTCTTGAATACAGTTGTTCTGCTGGGGCTGCTCATACGATCCGCTTATTTTTGTATCAGGGAATCCAGTGGGTTTTTACTGTTCGCCGCATTGCTGCCAATCAATCTGTATTCTATAGATGCTATCCTATTTGCGGTGGGCCGCAAGGAAAGCTCTGGCTTTCTACAAATATATATCCTGCTTTTTACGGTTGTGATGACCGTTTATTTGTCTGTTGAATACCGCAGCACGGTAGCGCACCTGCGTATCTCCATGCAACAAGCGCAGGATGCTGAGATTGCCTTTCTGCGGGCACAGATTAACCCTCACTTCCTCTATAATTCTCTCAGCGTAATTGCTGCGCAAATAATGCAGAAGCCCCAGGAAGCGAAAAATCTTCTTTATAACCTGACCGATTATCTGCGGGGCAGCTTTCATTTTAAAACACAGGATGGCCAAATCCCACTTTCTGAGGAAATCAACACGGTTAAGGCATACCTTGCCATTGAGCGGGCACGGTTTGAGAACTTGTTGCAGATCGAATATGCTATTGAGAAAAATCTTGATGCTATGGTTCCCCTTCTGTGCCTTCAGCCGGTGGTGGAGAATGCTGTCCGCCACGGCATTTTAAAACGTACAGAGGGCGGGCTTGTGTCTTTGGGCGTTCATCGAAGAGGCAGTTTTGTTGTGATTCAGGTGGAGGATAATGGCATAGGCATTCCACAAGCCCGGTTGGAGAGCATACGCCGTGGTGAAGGCGACGGTGTGGGATTGAAAAACATCCAGCGCAGGCTGAAGGCATACCAGGGCGCAGCCCTTGAAATAGAAAGCATAAAAGGCGAAGGTACAACGGTAATTCTTAAAATACCCTATGAGGAGGTATGTGATGCGAATTATTTTGGTAGATGA